The Hydrogenophaga crocea genome contains a region encoding:
- a CDS encoding Bug family tripartite tricarboxylate transporter substrate binding protein, which translates to MIFRRTLLGLCLAASVMSTATAQTAWPTQTVRFVNNFPAGGPSDILARSVGQVLQEQFKQSVVVDNKPGAAGNIGAADVAKAAGDGSTLLFGIDTTFTINPHLYPNQGFKGSDLKPVIIMASSGLLIGVNPATGLKSLPQLVEQSKTKAFNFSSAGSGSPGHLAVEVFAEATKHKLNHIPYRGNTPAVTAVLAGEVDGGTLATPGMLPHVKSGKITALAVTSRQRSKLAPDIPTVGELGLKALEQEVFYLVMAPASTPDALVQAMGKAIADALQRPDVQARMLNLDLFPEGLQGAAAARRLAELNARYGALVKATGMKVE; encoded by the coding sequence ATGATCTTTCGTCGCACCCTGCTGGGCCTGTGCCTGGCCGCCAGCGTGATGTCCACGGCCACCGCCCAGACCGCCTGGCCCACGCAGACCGTCCGCTTCGTCAACAACTTCCCAGCGGGCGGGCCGTCGGACATCCTGGCGCGCTCGGTCGGCCAGGTGCTGCAGGAGCAGTTCAAGCAGAGCGTGGTGGTCGACAACAAGCCCGGTGCGGCCGGCAACATCGGCGCGGCCGACGTGGCCAAGGCCGCGGGCGACGGCAGCACCCTGCTGTTCGGCATCGACACCACCTTCACCATCAACCCGCACCTCTACCCCAACCAGGGCTTCAAGGGCAGCGACCTCAAGCCCGTGATCATCATGGCCTCGTCGGGCCTGCTGATCGGCGTGAATCCCGCCACCGGCCTCAAGAGCCTGCCGCAGCTGGTGGAGCAGAGCAAAACCAAGGCCTTCAACTTCAGCTCGGCCGGCAGCGGCAGCCCGGGCCACCTCGCGGTCGAGGTGTTCGCCGAGGCCACGAAGCACAAGCTCAACCACATCCCCTACCGCGGCAACACGCCGGCCGTGACGGCCGTGCTCGCGGGCGAGGTGGACGGCGGCACCCTGGCCACGCCGGGCATGCTGCCGCACGTCAAGAGCGGCAAGATCACCGCGCTGGCCGTCACCAGCCGCCAGCGCTCCAAGCTCGCGCCCGACATCCCCACCGTGGGCGAGCTCGGCCTCAAGGCGCTCGAACAGGAGGTGTTCTACCTCGTGATGGCACCGGCCAGCACGCCCGACGCCCTGGTGCAGGCCATGGGCAAGGCGATCGCCGACGCGCTGCAGCGCCCCGACGTGCAGGCCCGAATGCTCAACCTCGACCTGTTCCCCGAGGGCCTGCAGGGCGCGGCCGCGGCCAGGCGCCTGGCCGAACTGAACGCGCGCTACGGCGCGCTCGTGAAGGCCACCGGCATGAAGGTGGAGTGA
- a CDS encoding sulfatase: MSRPNIVYIVCDDLGYADLGCYGGREAGFGRVSPHIDALAAGGLKFTEGYSNSPVCSPTRFALMTLRYQYRLRGAAEEPINSKARKSQTLGLPPEHPTLPSLLRGAGYRTALIGKWHLGYPPAFGPLRSGYEEFFGPMAGGVDYFTHCASTGDHDLWFGENEHPEVGYLTDLLSRRAVDYVHRMAEGAKAGTPFMLSLHYTAPHWPWETRDDAHVAPEVAKNLFHLHGGNIESYRRMIHHMDEGIGWLMDALRQHGLADNTIVVFTSDNGGERFSDNWPLVGGKMDLTEGGIRVPWIVHWPAQVPAGTTTAQHGMSMDFSRTLLDAAGVAPADSHAPDGVSLLPVWREPAKRLHRPMHWRMNHRGQRALRDGDWKYLRVDGHDYLFNIAQDARERANRAAHEPERLATMREAWEAWNATMPPIPEDATVSLGYGAKDMPQR; the protein is encoded by the coding sequence GTGAGCCGACCCAACATCGTCTACATCGTCTGCGACGACCTCGGCTACGCCGACCTGGGCTGCTACGGCGGCCGCGAGGCCGGCTTCGGCCGCGTCTCGCCGCACATCGACGCGCTGGCCGCGGGCGGGCTGAAGTTCACCGAGGGCTATTCGAACTCGCCGGTGTGCTCGCCCACGCGCTTCGCGCTCATGACCCTGCGCTACCAGTACCGGCTGCGCGGCGCGGCCGAAGAGCCCATCAACAGCAAGGCGCGCAAGAGCCAGACCCTGGGCCTGCCGCCCGAGCACCCCACCCTGCCCTCGCTGCTGCGCGGCGCGGGCTACCGCACGGCGCTGATCGGCAAGTGGCACCTGGGCTACCCGCCGGCCTTCGGCCCGCTGCGCTCGGGCTACGAGGAATTCTTCGGCCCCATGGCCGGCGGTGTGGACTACTTCACCCACTGCGCGAGCACCGGCGACCACGACCTGTGGTTCGGCGAGAACGAGCACCCCGAGGTCGGCTACCTCACCGACCTGCTGAGCCGCCGCGCCGTGGACTACGTGCACCGCATGGCCGAGGGCGCGAAGGCCGGCACGCCCTTCATGCTCAGCCTGCACTACACCGCGCCGCACTGGCCCTGGGAAACGCGCGACGACGCGCACGTGGCGCCAGAGGTGGCGAAGAACCTGTTCCACCTGCACGGCGGCAACATCGAGAGCTACCGCCGCATGATCCACCACATGGACGAAGGCATCGGCTGGCTGATGGACGCGCTGCGCCAGCACGGCCTGGCCGACAACACCATCGTGGTCTTCACGAGCGACAACGGCGGCGAGCGCTTCTCGGACAACTGGCCGCTCGTGGGCGGCAAGATGGACCTCACCGAAGGCGGCATCCGCGTGCCCTGGATCGTGCACTGGCCCGCGCAGGTGCCGGCCGGCACCACCACCGCGCAACACGGCATGAGCATGGACTTCTCGCGCACCCTGCTCGACGCCGCCGGCGTGGCGCCGGCCGACTCGCACGCGCCCGACGGCGTCTCGCTGCTGCCGGTGTGGCGCGAGCCCGCCAAGCGGCTGCACCGCCCCATGCACTGGCGCATGAACCACCGCGGCCAGCGCGCGCTGCGCGACGGCGACTGGAAATACCTGCGCGTGGACGGCCACGACTACCTGTTCAACATCGCGCAGGACGCGCGCGAGCGCGCCAACCGCGCCGCGCACGAACCCGAGCGCCTGGCCACGATGCGCGAGGCCTGGGAGGCCTGGAACGCCACCATGCCGCCGATCCCCGAGGACGCCACGGTGAGCCTGGGCTACGGCGCCAAGGACATGCCGCAGCGCTGA